Genomic DNA from Marinitoga sp. 1197:
AATTGTCAACTAATAAAAAAAGCTTTTGCGAAAGCAAAAGCTCATAAGATATATTTATAAATTCAAATATAAAATAAATTAAATAGAGTTTTTTCCGAATTTGTTGTATATATAATAATCTTTTTTTCTTCTGGAAAATGATTGAATTTTCTCGAATGTTTTTTAAGCTTCTTGATATCAATATCAAGTGATTTTTTATATTCTATTATTAATGTATTATCATATATTTCAATATTTTTAGCTCCTTTTTGATATGCTATAATTCTTAGTTTTGTATATTTTAATAAATTTTCAAGTTCAATTGGGATTTTTCCAAATCTATCTTCTATATCTTTTTTTATATTTTCTATGTTGTCTATTTTATTTTCATTGGCGATTTCTCTATATATACGCATTCTTTCAATGGGATTAGATATATATTTTTCAGGTATGATAATAGGCATTTTTATACCTTTTATTTCCAGATCAATTTTCTCGGATACTTGTTGTTTTATATCTTTAGAATAGTATTCAGTTATTGTTTTGTTCAATATTTCTTTATACATATTTAATCCAATATTATTTATATGTCCCTTTTGTTCTACCCCAAGTAAATCGCCAAATCCTCTAATTTCCAAATCATGTAAAGCCAGTTTAAATCCGCTTCCCGGACCTGTAATATTTTTTATTGATTCTAATCTTTTCATGGTTTCTGTTTTTAAATTATTTTTATATAGAAAATATGCAAAAGCTCTTTTATTACTTCTTCCCACGCGACCTCTCAATTGATATAATTGAGAAATTCCATATTTTTCAGCATCATCAACAATTAATGTATTTGCATTTGGTATATCAATTCCATTTTCTACAATTGTTGTGGATATTAATACATCTATTTCACCTTCATAAAACATTTTTATTATTTTTGATAGATATCTTTTAGGCATTCTACCATGAGCAGCAATAATTTTAGCTTCTGGGACTATTTCTCTTAAGGAATTTTCTACATTTTCTATATCGTTAATTCTATTGTGTATATATAGAACTTGCCCTCCTCTGGCTTTTTCTCGCAATATTGCTGTTCTTATAATTTTTTTGGAATATTTGAATACAAAAGTTTCTACAGGAATCCTCCCAAAAGGTGGAGTTGAAATTATTGATAAATCTCTTAACCCAGTTAGTGAGAAGTATAAGGTTCTTGGTATAGGTGTTGCACTCATTGTTAAAACATTTATTCCGTGAGATAATTCTTTTAGTTTTTCTTTTTGAAATACTCCAAATCGTTGTTCTTCATCAATCACTAAAAGTCCAAGTTTTTTAAATTGTATTTTTTTATTTAATAAAGCATGTGTTCCTATTATTACATCAATTTTTCCTGAATTTATATTATTTATAATTTTTTCCTTTTCTTTTAAGGTTTTAAAGCGATCTATTATCTCTATGTTTATACCAATTTCTTCAAATCTCTCTTTTATATTATTATAATATTGTTGAGCCAATATTGTGGTTGGAACAAGGATAGCAGCTTGATAGCCAGAACTTACGCATCGGACAACAGCACGCAATGCAACTTCTGTTTTCCCAAAACCGGCATCACCCGCAATTAACCTATCCATAGGTTTTGTTGAAGATAAATCAGCTAATGTTTCTTCTATAGCTTTTTCCTGATCAATTGTTTCAATATATTCAAATGTTTTTTTGAATTGTTCTTCAATATCTTCATCGCCCTTTAACGATATACCGGTAGTATATTCTCTTAAAGCATACAATTTTATCAGTTCTTTTATTTTTTGCCTAATATTATCTTCGACTTTTTTCTTTCTTTTTTGCCATGAAGACGATCCAATTTTATCAATTTTAACTAAATCTTTGTCTCCTATATATTTAGTAATTTTGTCTATTCTCTCTACAGGTAAAAATACTTTTGCATTATTTGCATATTCTAATTTTATTAATTCTTTTTCTCCAGAAGTTGTTTTAACTTTTTCTAATCCTTTATATATACCTATTCCATAATTTTCATGAACTATTAAATCATTGATTTTCAAATCTTCCCAATCTAAGATAGGTAAGGATTCGTTTTTTTTATGTGCTATTTTTTTTATAATAAAGTTATGCTTATCAATTTCTATAGACTTATATTTTAAATTTATAATGTTTTCTAAATTTTTTCCACTGTATTCTTTATATATGGTTTTATAAAAATCTGAAGATATAAATTCTAAATTTTCTCTTTCTCTTTCATAAAAAGACTTAATACTTTCTTTTTCATTTATAATAAATATATCAGTTTTTTTTAGATCAATATAATCAAGTACTGTATTTTTTTCTTCATATAATAAACCGGGTATAGTTTCAAATTTCTCAATTTCAATTGGAATATCTTTATGATGATATTTTTCTTTTAATTTTTCTATATTTTTATAAAAATTTTTTTCGAATTTATATATAAACTCAGTGCCAGGAATAAATATAAAGTTTTTAAGATTATTGATACTTTTCTGAGAATTAATATCAAATTGAGTTATCCTTGTAATTTCATTATCAAATAATTCTATTCTAATTGGATTGTTGTATATAGGAATAAATATATCTTTTACAAAGCCTTTATGTGAATACTCGCCAAATTCGTATACATTCCAGACTTTATCATATCCATATAAAAAGGGATTAATACCGAAATCATCATTGAGTGAAAAATTAAAAATATTTTCTTTAAAAATATTTTTTGGTATAGTATATCTTGATAATGCATGAAATGTTGTAAAGATTGTCAATTCTTTTTGATTTAAAATATTATATAAAGTGTTTATCCTTGAAGCATTTATTTTTTTTGATATTTTTATAGATTCAAATGGGAAAATATCGTAATTTGGATATAGAAAAATATTTTCTTCTAAAAAGTTTTCTAAATTCCATGTTTCTGGGAAAATTAATATTTTATATTTCTTTTTTGATTTTTTGATTATCTCGTTTATTATTTGAACCACCTCACATATAAAAAACGGACTTTCGTCCGTTAAATTCTTATATCCAATGAATGTCCTCTATATTCATCTACAATTAAACGCTTCTTTTCGGAATTCTCTTTTTTAGACTTCTGTCTCTGTTTATATTCTTGAGATGTGCCTTTGTTATCTGCATTAATATTTTTAGATTCTGATTTTTCATCGGTGTTTTTTACCTGAGACTTAGCTTCTTCATTCTTTTTTATGTGTTCTTCCAGATTAGTTGTACGCGCTGCTAAAAGTGCATTGTTTAAATTCTGTATATTATTTGAAATATCAACATTAGTAATGTATGAAATGCTCAGGTTAATAGGGTCAGGCATGTTAATCACCGCCTAATTTTTTCTTTAATTTGCTGATAATTGAAGTATGAATTTGGGAAACTCGAGATTCCGAAATATCTAAAACTTTACCAATTTCTTTAAAGGTCAATTCTTTTTCATAATACAAAGATAGTATAAGCTGCTCTCTTTCATTTAGACTCAATATAGCTTTTTTGAGTTCATTTTTTAAAATATCTTTATAAGCTAAAATCTCCGGGTCATTTTCATCAATATCAGATTCAACATTTATTTCATTATTTGTTAATAAAAAAGAATCTAAACTCAATATATGGCTTCTATGCAATTCAACCTTTAATTTTTTTACATCTTTTTCTGAAATCTGAAGAATATTTGCCAGTTCATCATCACTTATATAATCGTCTATATTTTGTTTAGCTAAAATTTCCTCCATTTTTTTTATTTTATGTCTTAACTCTTTTGGAAGCCAATCAATTTTTCTTAAATAGTCGAGCATAGCTCCTCTTATTCTCTTTATAGCAAATGAATAAAAAGACACCCCTTTTTTGGGATTATACTTATCTAATGATTGAAGCAATCCTATAATCCCTTCCTGTATTAAATCATCAAGTTCTACATTTTTTGGAAGGGTGGATAATAAATTTAAAGCTATATATTTTATTTTAGGCAAGAAATTTTTTATTATGTCATCTCTATTTATATTTTTCATTATTTATTAATCACTGCCTTTATAGTTGTATTTAAAATCATGATTACAGCAATGCTTATTATAGAACGTAAAATGGAAGTTATAAAAAAATTCTTTGATATTACTAAATTTATAAATAGAAAAATAAAGAATAATATAGCATATAATTTTAACTCAGAATTTGAAAATTTCAACTTTTTCACCACCACCCACCTTTTTAACCATAACTTCACCAGTATCGAGGTTAAACTCTATACTTCTTGCTCTGTTTCCTCCAGTGTCTTCAGCTATAATTCTAATTCTTTCTTTTTTAAGCTGTTCTTTTACAGCAATAATATTTTTCTGTCCTACATCCATTGATGAACCTTTAAACATAGCAGCTCCACCAAATATTTTCGCAGTATAGTTAGAACCACCCAATTTTTTTAAATCTTCTAATAACAAAGGAATTCCAAGATCAGCATATTTCCCCGGTTTGTTAACATTCGAACCAGGAGACTTTGGTAACATTACATGAATTAATCCGCCAATTTTTTTATTTTTATCCCAGATACAGACACCAACGCATGAACCCAAACCTAAAGTAACTAAAATATCTGGACTTTTTGAAGAAAAGTATTCTCCAATTCCTATTATTTTTTTCATTTTTTAACCCCCATAAAACACTTTTTTTACATAATCAAATAATTTATTTCTATTTTCTTCGTTCATAAGAAAAACAATTTTTCCTTTGATGACATTTTCCCAATCTTCAACCTGTATTTCAGTTTCTGTTAATATAACTTCATCTTCAAATGTAATACTCATTACAATAGATTCGGCGATTAAAGATGCAAATGTATCTACAGCAACCTGAGGGGGTGTTACCTGCAAATTTATATTTAAAAATTGAGAAATAGCACTTACATAAGATCCAAACATTATATTGCCTAATTCTCCGATCATTGAAGATGACATTTCATCTAATTCTGTAATACTTTGTATTTCTAAACCTACACTTTCTTTGATTAATCTTTTTACAGAATCTTTTTCAATTAGAAATACCAAAGATGAATCCAAATCACCTTCCATTTTTACATAAGAACATGCATATATTTCATCAGGCTCTTCCATATTTAAAAAAATATCTGATAATTTTATTACATCTAAGTTTGGCACTGAAATATCAACTTTTTTATTTAACATCACTGATAAGGAGCTAACAGCATTACCCATTCCAATATTCGTTATTTCTCTAAAAGCAGACATGAAAAAATCAAAATCTTCATTGTTCATCAGATTGCACCTCCGAATTTTTTTTATCTTCAAAAAATTTTTTTCCACTAATGTATTCTAAATAATGACCAAATAAGCCTGTTGGATCCTGTAATATCTTTATTTCATATATAAATTTACTTAAATTAAAGAATTCCTGCCTTATTTTAACGATAGTACCGTGAAAAATTATATTAAAATTTATTATTGATAGTTTAATGCTGAGATTTTGTTTTATTTCATTTAGATATTCATTTAATAAAACAATACCAAGAAAATTTTCATTTAAATCCCACATTAAACCTTTAAATTTATCTTCAATTAAAACAGGAATAGAGATATAATGTCTTTCAATAATACGCTTGTTTTTAATTTTAAATGTACTTGTCAAATTTAATGATAAAAGAATTTCATTATTCCCAAAATTTACAATATCTTTTATTTGAAAATTAGCCTGATAATAAGCACCTTCAAACATAGATTCTAATATGACTTCATCACCGATTTTGAAGTTATATTTTGGAGATATTAATTTAATTTCTTTTCCTTTAAATGTTTTTATTTTTGCTTTTAAAACATCATCTTTTGCATATATTCTAATAGAATTTCCTGGAAAAAAAACAAGAAAAATCCTTTTAATAAAACTTTTTTTATCCATAATTTCACCTATTATAAAAACCAAAAAGTAAAAGTAATTTTTTTAATAAATTATTATTTTTATGATTATTAAATAATTTATCATTCTCAATTTTTTCAGCGATATTCATTAAATCGTTAGCAACATTAGAAGAGGGTTTAAAACTTGATATAGGAGTTTGAGATTTAACACTGTCATGGACAATATGATCAAAATTTATATAAAAAACATTCCTTATATCTTTAAATAGATATTCTTTTATTGTTTTTCTCAAAACCTGTTCAGCAGTATTAGCTTCCGATTTTTTTCTTATCATATTTATGACAACATCAACAATACCGTCTACTTCCAGAATAGATAAAGCCTTAACCACAGTATATGCATTAACTATAGCTGTAGGTTCTGGAGTGGTAACTAAAAGTATATTATCTGCAGCAATATAAAAAGGTTTCAAGTTTTCATTATATCCAGCACTAACATCAATTATTACATAATCATGTTCTTTTGCAATATTAAAAAATTCTTCAATGGCTTTTCGTGTAAAATTCTTTTGAAAAGATATCCAATCTTTAATATCCATTCCTGTACTTAATAATTTTATGCCATAAGGTGTTTTTATTATACACTCATCAAGTGTCAACTTTTTATCAAAATAATCTTTAATACTAACAGATGGTGATACACCTAACAATATAGAAGCATTGGCAAATCCAGCATCTGTATCAAAAATTAAGACTTTTTTATTCATTTTCGCAAGGTTTACGGCAGTGTTAACTGCAATAATAGATTTTCCGACACCACCTTTTCCACCAGTTACCAATATTATTTTAGTTTGATTTTTAGAAAATGTTTTTCTAAGGTTTTCTGCCTGATCTTTTATAATACTCATAATGTCAACTCCTCATAAAAGAGGTTAAATAACTTTTGAAAGTTTGGAAATTCAATATCATTTGGAACATTTTGCCCAGTTGTAATATAACTAATTGGCAAATTTGTTTCTTTAATTAAAGAAGGTATCTGTCCATATGATGAAGTTTCATCTAATTTAGTGATTATTAGATGTGTAGGTTTACAAATGGCAAATTTATTATATACATCTATCATATCTCGTAAACGCATATTAGCTGAAATAACGAGAAATATATAATTTGGTTTTATAGAATCAATATACATTTTTAATTCACCTATTTGAATATCATCTTTATGACTTCTTCCTGCTGTATCTATTAACAATATATCATAATTTTTTAAAGATTCAACAGTTGTCTTTAATTCAGTAGGAGTATAACATATAGATGCTGGAATATCCATAATTTCTGCATAAGTCTTTAATTGTTCAGTTGCTGCAATTCTATATAAATCTATAGTGGCAATTGCAACACTTTTATTACTATTCAATTTATTTAAAGCAGCAATTTTAGCTAATGTAGTAGTTTTACCTACTCCTGTAGGTCCTATAAGCATTATTGTACCATAAACATTTGGAACATCTATTTTGAAATTGTTTTTTAATGTTTCAAATAATAAGTTTTTAAATTTTTCATCTGATTTCCAGTTTTCTTTGTTTAATTCGTTTGGGAGGTTATTTATTATATCTTCTATAAGTTTATCAGATAAATCCTGTTTTTTTAGTGATTCAATTAATTCGGATATAAAAGGATTTATACCATTCAAAATAACTCTTTTAGAAAGTTTTTCTATTAAGTTTTTTATTTCTGTTAATTCATTTTGAGAACTTTTTTGATTTTTCGATATATTATTTGATATAGTATTTTTTATATTCTCATTTTTATCAAATATTTTTTTATTAAAAGGTTTTTGATTATAAAACTGATCAGGAATCCTATTATACGTTACTTTTCTATAATTTAAATTTTCAAATTTATCTTTTTCATAAAAATTTTTTGCATCATT
This window encodes:
- a CDS encoding FliA/WhiG family RNA polymerase sigma factor yields the protein MKNINRDDIIKNFLPKIKYIALNLLSTLPKNVELDDLIQEGIIGLLQSLDKYNPKKGVSFYSFAIKRIRGAMLDYLRKIDWLPKELRHKIKKMEEILAKQNIDDYISDDELANILQISEKDVKKLKVELHRSHILSLDSFLLTNNEINVESDIDENDPEILAYKDILKNELKKAILSLNEREQLILSLYYEKELTFKEIGKVLDISESRVSQIHTSIISKLKKKLGGD
- the cheD gene encoding chemoreceptor glutamine deamidase/glutamate methylesterase CheD, translating into MKKIIGIGEYFSSKSPDILVTLGLGSCVGVCIWDKNKKIGGLIHVMLPKSPGSNVNKPGKYADLGIPLLLEDLKKLGGSNYTAKIFGGAAMFKGSSMDVGQKNIIAVKEQLKKERIRIIAEDTGGNRARSIEFNLDTGEVMVKKVGGGEKVEIFKF
- a CDS encoding chemotaxis protein CheC codes for the protein MNNEDFDFFMSAFREITNIGMGNAVSSLSVMLNKKVDISVPNLDVIKLSDIFLNMEEPDEIYACSYVKMEGDLDSSLVFLIEKDSVKRLIKESVGLEIQSITELDEMSSSMIGELGNIMFGSYVSAISQFLNINLQVTPPQVAVDTFASLIAESIVMSITFEDEVILTETEIQVEDWENVIKGKIVFLMNEENRNKLFDYVKKVFYGG
- the flhF gene encoding flagellar biosynthesis protein FlhF, yielding MKIKKYIVNTIPEAMEKIRNELGENAYILDTKRINKGGFLGLGGKKYIEVTAVLEDNVETIIKNSQKPSGAGFSNNSQGKINEIREMVERNKRLDERINRTKKKGLFEENSYAPGNDKLEITAKNEILKLIEQQREVSKLIDNDAKNFYEKDKFENLNYRKVTYNRIPDQFYNQKPFNKKIFDKNENIKNTISNNISKNQKSSQNELTEIKNLIEKLSKRVILNGINPFISELIESLKKQDLSDKLIEDIINNLPNELNKENWKSDEKFKNLLFETLKNNFKIDVPNVYGTIMLIGPTGVGKTTTLAKIAALNKLNSNKSVAIATIDLYRIAATEQLKTYAEIMDIPASICYTPTELKTTVESLKNYDILLIDTAGRSHKDDIQIGELKMYIDSIKPNYIFLVISANMRLRDMIDVYNKFAICKPTHLIITKLDETSSYGQIPSLIKETNLPISYITTGQNVPNDIEFPNFQKLFNLFYEELTL
- a CDS encoding MinD/ParA family ATP-binding protein, with the translated sequence MSIIKDQAENLRKTFSKNQTKIILVTGGKGGVGKSIIAVNTAVNLAKMNKKVLIFDTDAGFANASILLGVSPSVSIKDYFDKKLTLDECIIKTPYGIKLLSTGMDIKDWISFQKNFTRKAIEEFFNIAKEHDYVIIDVSAGYNENLKPFYIAADNILLVTTPEPTAIVNAYTVVKALSILEVDGIVDVVINMIRKKSEANTAEQVLRKTIKEYLFKDIRNVFYINFDHIVHDSVKSQTPISSFKPSSNVANDLMNIAEKIENDKLFNNHKNNNLLKKLLLLFGFYNR
- the mfd gene encoding transcription-repair coupling factor, whose amino-acid sequence is MVQIINEIIKKSKKKYKILIFPETWNLENFLEENIFLYPNYDIFPFESIKISKKINASRINTLYNILNQKELTIFTTFHALSRYTIPKNIFKENIFNFSLNDDFGINPFLYGYDKVWNVYEFGEYSHKGFVKDIFIPIYNNPIRIELFDNEITRITQFDINSQKSINNLKNFIFIPGTEFIYKFEKNFYKNIEKLKEKYHHKDIPIEIEKFETIPGLLYEEKNTVLDYIDLKKTDIFIINEKESIKSFYERERENLEFISSDFYKTIYKEYSGKNLENIINLKYKSIEIDKHNFIIKKIAHKKNESLPILDWEDLKINDLIVHENYGIGIYKGLEKVKTTSGEKELIKLEYANNAKVFLPVERIDKITKYIGDKDLVKIDKIGSSSWQKRKKKVEDNIRQKIKELIKLYALREYTTGISLKGDEDIEEQFKKTFEYIETIDQEKAIEETLADLSSTKPMDRLIAGDAGFGKTEVALRAVVRCVSSGYQAAILVPTTILAQQYYNNIKERFEEIGINIEIIDRFKTLKEKEKIINNINSGKIDVIIGTHALLNKKIQFKKLGLLVIDEEQRFGVFQKEKLKELSHGINVLTMSATPIPRTLYFSLTGLRDLSIISTPPFGRIPVETFVFKYSKKIIRTAILREKARGGQVLYIHNRINDIENVENSLREIVPEAKIIAAHGRMPKRYLSKIIKMFYEGEIDVLISTTIVENGIDIPNANTLIVDDAEKYGISQLYQLRGRVGRSNKRAFAYFLYKNNLKTETMKRLESIKNITGPGSGFKLALHDLEIRGFGDLLGVEQKGHINNIGLNMYKEILNKTITEYYSKDIKQQVSEKIDLEIKGIKMPIIIPEKYISNPIERMRIYREIANENKIDNIENIKKDIEDRFGKIPIELENLLKYTKLRIIAYQKGAKNIEIYDNTLIIEYKKSLDIDIKKLKKHSRKFNHFPEEKKIIIYTTNSEKTLFNLFYI